A region of Osmerus eperlanus chromosome 9, fOsmEpe2.1, whole genome shotgun sequence DNA encodes the following proteins:
- the LOC134026823 gene encoding ankyrin repeat and SOCS box protein 2-like isoform X2 → MKGNHEGWIPLHEAAYCGQAECIKALLRAQPGLVDKRTLQEQTALLLAVSCDHLSCVQCLLQAGADPDISSKNKDTPLYKACERENVDMVSLLLSSGATVNQRCHQGWTALHEAACRNNTDICELLVRAGATVNPPNTYCIAPLIAAAQQGRLEGLQYLIKRGADVNMHTCDGATALCEASKKGHRHVVAALLSSNADANKPTKAGLLPIHIAARFGHHEIVSLLVPVTSRPRIRHSGISPLHLSAQHSSDRVTAVLLKTGADVNATLSPSYSTQYADRRATALYFAVASGRTETAELLLKAGASVRLDPVSPLLLAVRQGCVRTVALLLESGADVNASTPAFPTSFPSAVVLCQNNLPLLKYLLDRGCNARACFSCAHGSRPQPTPHNPRSYMGGVNMGVLNDDMLSLTCIGTTPASRTQFCEWISSSPVCNMAGPVIDLLLDYVSNVSLCATLTEVLDSREDWQLVKRKTVSPRPLLHLCRLAVRGQVGVARLGSLNTLPLPGRLIQYLSLTTDSSLDIFSDS, encoded by the exons ATGAAAGGGAACCATGAAGGATGGATACCTTTGCACGAGGCAGCCTATTGTGGCCAGGCTGAATGCATAAAGGCACTACTGAGAG CTCAGCCAGGCCTCGTTGACAAGCGCACGTTACAGGAGCAGACCGCTCTGTTGCTGGCTGTTTCCTGTGACCACCTGTCCTGTGTGCAGTGTCTCCTACAGGCAGGGGCCGACCCTGACATCAGCAGCAAGAACAAGGACACCCCCCTGTACAAAG CGTGCGAGAGGGAGAACGTGGACATGGTGAGCCTCCTGTTGTCGTCCGGAGCCACGGTGAACCAGCGGTGCCACCAGGGCTGGACGGCCCTCCACGAAGCAGCGTGCAGGAACAACACAGACATCTGCGAGCTGCTGGTCAGAGCCGGAGCCACAGTCAACCCCCCGAACACCTACTGCATCGCCCCACTCATAGCAGCAGCTCAGCAGGGTCGGCTAGAGGGCCTGCAGTACCTCATCAAACGAG GTGCTGATGTCAACATGCACACGTGCGACGGTGCCACAGCTCTGTGTGAGGCCAGTAAGAAAGGTCACAGGCATGTCGTAGCAGCGCTGCTTTCCAGCAACGCCGACGCAAACAAGCCCACAAAGGCAGGACTGCTGCCCATTCACATCGCTGCCCGCTTTGGACACCACGA GATCGTGTCGCTGCTCGTTCCAGTGACCAGCCGGCCCCGTATCCGTCACAGCGGCATCAGCcccctccacctgtctgccCAGCACAGCAGCGACCGGGTAACAGCCGTCCTGCTCAAGACAGGTGCGGACGTCAACGCCACTCTGTCCCCCAGCTACTCCACGCAGTATGCTGATCGCCGAGCCACTGCCCTGTACTTCGCTGTGGCCAGCGGGAGGACAGAGACAGCTGAGCTGTTGCTGAAAGCGGGGGCTAGTGTGCGTCTGGACCCGGTCAGCCCCCTGCTGCTGGCAGTCAGGCAGGGCTGTGTCCGAACTGTTGCTCTGCTGTTGGAGAGTGGGGCTGATGTGAACGCGAGCACCCCAGCCTTCCCCACTAGCTTCCCCAGTGCCGTGGTGCTCTGTCAGAACAACCTACCTCTTCTCAAGTATCTCCTGGACCGCGGTTGTAACGCCCGGGCCTGCTTCTCATGTGCGCATGGCAGCAGGCCCCAGCCGACCCCCCACAACCCCCGCTCATACATGGGAGGTGTCAACATGGGGGTGCTGAACGACGACATGCTGTCTTTGACCTGCATAGGGACGACTCCTGCCAGCAGAACACAG TTCTGTGAGTGGATTTCTTCCTCACCCGTGTGTAACATGGCGGGGCCTGTCATCGACTTGCTGCTGGACTACGTCAGTAATGTTTCCCTGTGTGCCACACTCACTGAAGTACTAGACAGCCGGGAAGACTGGCAGTTGGTGAAGAGGAAGACAG TCTCACCCCGCCCGCTGCTACACCTCTGTAGGCTGGCTGTTCGTGGGCAGGTGGGCGTAGCCAGGCTTGGGTCGCTGAACACCCTACCCCTGCCTGGAAGATTGATCCAGTACCTAAGTCTAACCACGGACAGTTCTTTGGACATATTCTCGGACTCATAA
- the LOC134026823 gene encoding ankyrin repeat and SOCS box protein 2-like isoform X1 produces MTRFSYSEYLSQFRNGENRANSSLGKSPSSILRCAGRRWQQDGTAAESIEDVDPVVCAIRNGDVTAVNELAVASPLSLMKGNHEGWIPLHEAAYCGQAECIKALLRAQPGLVDKRTLQEQTALLLAVSCDHLSCVQCLLQAGADPDISSKNKDTPLYKACERENVDMVSLLLSSGATVNQRCHQGWTALHEAACRNNTDICELLVRAGATVNPPNTYCIAPLIAAAQQGRLEGLQYLIKRGADVNMHTCDGATALCEASKKGHRHVVAALLSSNADANKPTKAGLLPIHIAARFGHHEIVSLLVPVTSRPRIRHSGISPLHLSAQHSSDRVTAVLLKTGADVNATLSPSYSTQYADRRATALYFAVASGRTETAELLLKAGASVRLDPVSPLLLAVRQGCVRTVALLLESGADVNASTPAFPTSFPSAVVLCQNNLPLLKYLLDRGCNARACFSCAHGSRPQPTPHNPRSYMGGVNMGVLNDDMLSLTCIGTTPASRTQFCEWISSSPVCNMAGPVIDLLLDYVSNVSLCATLTEVLDSREDWQLVKRKTVSPRPLLHLCRLAVRGQVGVARLGSLNTLPLPGRLIQYLSLTTDSSLDIFSDS; encoded by the exons ATGACTCGATTTAGTTATTCTGAGTATTTGTCGCAATTTAGAAATGGTGAAAATAGAGCTAATTCGTCGTTGGGAAAATCGCCAAGCAGTATTTTGAGATGCGCGGGGAGGAGATGGCAGCAAGACGGCACAGCGGCAGAGTCAATAGA GGATGTTGATCCAGTGGTGTGTGCCATTCGTAATGGGGATGTTACTGCTGTAAACGAGCTGGCCGTGGCATCTCCTCTTAGCCTGATGAAAGGGAACCATGAAGGATGGATACCTTTGCACGAGGCAGCCTATTGTGGCCAGGCTGAATGCATAAAGGCACTACTGAGAG CTCAGCCAGGCCTCGTTGACAAGCGCACGTTACAGGAGCAGACCGCTCTGTTGCTGGCTGTTTCCTGTGACCACCTGTCCTGTGTGCAGTGTCTCCTACAGGCAGGGGCCGACCCTGACATCAGCAGCAAGAACAAGGACACCCCCCTGTACAAAG CGTGCGAGAGGGAGAACGTGGACATGGTGAGCCTCCTGTTGTCGTCCGGAGCCACGGTGAACCAGCGGTGCCACCAGGGCTGGACGGCCCTCCACGAAGCAGCGTGCAGGAACAACACAGACATCTGCGAGCTGCTGGTCAGAGCCGGAGCCACAGTCAACCCCCCGAACACCTACTGCATCGCCCCACTCATAGCAGCAGCTCAGCAGGGTCGGCTAGAGGGCCTGCAGTACCTCATCAAACGAG GTGCTGATGTCAACATGCACACGTGCGACGGTGCCACAGCTCTGTGTGAGGCCAGTAAGAAAGGTCACAGGCATGTCGTAGCAGCGCTGCTTTCCAGCAACGCCGACGCAAACAAGCCCACAAAGGCAGGACTGCTGCCCATTCACATCGCTGCCCGCTTTGGACACCACGA GATCGTGTCGCTGCTCGTTCCAGTGACCAGCCGGCCCCGTATCCGTCACAGCGGCATCAGCcccctccacctgtctgccCAGCACAGCAGCGACCGGGTAACAGCCGTCCTGCTCAAGACAGGTGCGGACGTCAACGCCACTCTGTCCCCCAGCTACTCCACGCAGTATGCTGATCGCCGAGCCACTGCCCTGTACTTCGCTGTGGCCAGCGGGAGGACAGAGACAGCTGAGCTGTTGCTGAAAGCGGGGGCTAGTGTGCGTCTGGACCCGGTCAGCCCCCTGCTGCTGGCAGTCAGGCAGGGCTGTGTCCGAACTGTTGCTCTGCTGTTGGAGAGTGGGGCTGATGTGAACGCGAGCACCCCAGCCTTCCCCACTAGCTTCCCCAGTGCCGTGGTGCTCTGTCAGAACAACCTACCTCTTCTCAAGTATCTCCTGGACCGCGGTTGTAACGCCCGGGCCTGCTTCTCATGTGCGCATGGCAGCAGGCCCCAGCCGACCCCCCACAACCCCCGCTCATACATGGGAGGTGTCAACATGGGGGTGCTGAACGACGACATGCTGTCTTTGACCTGCATAGGGACGACTCCTGCCAGCAGAACACAG TTCTGTGAGTGGATTTCTTCCTCACCCGTGTGTAACATGGCGGGGCCTGTCATCGACTTGCTGCTGGACTACGTCAGTAATGTTTCCCTGTGTGCCACACTCACTGAAGTACTAGACAGCCGGGAAGACTGGCAGTTGGTGAAGAGGAAGACAG TCTCACCCCGCCCGCTGCTACACCTCTGTAGGCTGGCTGTTCGTGGGCAGGTGGGCGTAGCCAGGCTTGGGTCGCTGAACACCCTACCCCTGCCTGGAAGATTGATCCAGTACCTAAGTCTAACCACGGACAGTTCTTTGGACATATTCTCGGACTCATAA